The sequence below is a genomic window from Acetivibrio clariflavus DSM 19732.
ACAATAACATTATATATTCTGAATCCTTCATTTATCAATCCTTCATCGTAAATATCAAACCCATTTCCATAAAGCCATTCTCTCACCGTTTCAATGCAGTTCATAGGCTGTATGACCAAAGTTTTTGCCAGCTTTGCCTTTTCAATATCTTCGGCCAATATCTCCCGGATAAGAACGCCGCCCATTCCGGCTATAACGCACACATCCATTTCTTCCTCAGAAATAGGTTTTAAGCCGCTTCCTAACCTGGTTTCTATCCTACCTTCCAAACCAAACTGCTTAATATGCCTGTTTGCCACTGCAACAGGGCCTTCGCGAATATCACAGGCAATAGCTTTCCTGCATCTTTCATTTTTAACCATATAAATAGGAATATATGCATGATCAGTTCCAATATCACTCAAAATATTGCACTCAGGTGTCATATCTGCAATAAATTTAATTCTTCCCTTTAATATCATTCCATCACCTGTTATAATATGTATAGACACTACATTTTTCCATATATTTATATTTTATCCACAAGTTGTGTCTGTGCATTAACATTTGGCACTATATATTGAGAATAACTAATATTCTCATAAATTATACAAAAAAAACAGAACATAATAAATAATAATTATTATAAATTTTACTGAGGTGTTGCAATATGAATTTGATTTTCAGACTTTCTGCTCAGGTAAAGGACACAGAAAGTGCATCCGAAACGGTAATATTAACAGAAAGCCTTAATAATTGCATCGCAAATAAAAATACCATTAAAAAAAGTATCAACACAAAGACCAATGACAATACGGAAAATTTCGATACATTTTTGGAAAAAATAAAATAAGGAGTAACCTTTTTAAATATACTTCCAAAGCATAATCAGCATAAAATTAAGGCAAAAAACTTCCGCTTATTTTGAATACTCCTCATGGAAAGGAAATCAAAACAAAGCGGAAGTTGTTTTTATGTCTTAAAAAATTTTTTGTTTTAATGAGTAAGTCTTTGCAATTGATTTTTGAATACATTCTGCCATCACTCTT
It includes:
- a CDS encoding tRNA (adenine(22)-N(1))-methyltransferase translates to MSIHIITGDGMILKGRIKFIADMTPECNILSDIGTDHAYIPIYMVKNERCRKAIACDIREGPVAVANRHIKQFGLEGRIETRLGSGLKPISEEEMDVCVIAGMGGVLIREILAEDIEKAKLAKTLVIQPMNCIETVREWLYGNGFDIYDEGLINEGFRIYNVIVARWTGNTVSKDEFYYHIGEKLIEKKDPLLKRYIQRRLDIINKVLSEMKAMKDPDFYVIDQHKKMREELCLLLEKID